One Xenopus tropicalis strain Nigerian chromosome 8, UCB_Xtro_10.0, whole genome shotgun sequence genomic window carries:
- the LOC100488697 gene encoding uncharacterized protein LOC100488697 has product MAKSQKATAALIAMVLLAQMAPCRAQLSLITGLAKSGAAKEDTLESVVNYIKRVAKDEDVREMFKNAAKAGGVAFATALLFGPAGLNLGATLGGYVLSSETAKSLLGMVMSPEQEKEVKKKIDAAVEGLGWVMFVKKWVLG; this is encoded by the exons CGGCTCTGATCGCTATGGTGCTATTGGCCCAGATGGCTCCCTGCAGG GCTCAGTTATCCTTAATAACAGGACTGGCGAAGTCAGGGGCAGCTAAAG AAGACACTTTGGAGTCAGTTGTCAACTATATCAAGCGCGTGGCTAAGGATGAAGATGTGAGGGAAATGTTCAAAAATGCCGCGAAGGCAGGAGGCGTGGCCTTTGCTACGGCGCTGCTGTTTGGTCCAGCGGGATTGAACTTAG GGGCCACGTTGGGCGGATACGTACTGTCCAGTGAAACGGCCAAGTCTCTTCTTGGGATGGTCATGTCCCCTGAACAAGAAAAGGAGGTGAAGAAGAAGATTGATGCAGCAGTGGAAGGGTTGGGGTGGGTTATGTTTGTTAAAAAATGGGTTCTAGGCTGA